The proteins below come from a single Streptomyces sp. M92 genomic window:
- a CDS encoding DUF2637 domain-containing protein — MRLTDISLNWLLPGAVLLLGMLAAVAVLARGRRSSGKDEGADDSWERMEERRRRKEALYGSVSYVLLFCCAAVAAALSFHGLVGFGEQNLGLSGGWQYLVPFGLDGAAMFCSVLAVREASHGDAALGSRILVWTFAFAAAWFNWVHAPRGIGHAGAPHFFAGMSLSAAVLFDRALKQTRRAALREQGLVPRPLPQIRMVRWLRAPRETYRAWSLMLLEGVRSLDEAVEEVRDDMRKKEEAKQRRREQERLERAQLKAISRGHGHRGFPGRGGRQVEVEVQQVERGTERATAEPAISTPEPLPGRRRPSLQPVRNGADPVTVDLTAEDDTQTLPRLDSLERKLKDLEQQFG, encoded by the coding sequence ATGAGATTGACCGACATATCGCTGAACTGGCTGCTTCCGGGCGCCGTGCTGCTCCTGGGCATGCTGGCGGCGGTGGCGGTGCTCGCGCGAGGCAGGCGTTCCTCGGGGAAGGACGAGGGCGCGGACGACTCGTGGGAGCGCATGGAGGAGCGGCGCAGACGCAAGGAAGCCCTCTACGGCAGCGTCTCCTATGTCCTGCTCTTCTGCTGTGCCGCGGTCGCCGCGGCGCTCTCCTTCCACGGTCTGGTCGGCTTCGGCGAGCAGAACCTCGGCCTGAGCGGCGGCTGGCAGTACCTGGTCCCGTTCGGGCTCGACGGGGCGGCGATGTTCTGCTCCGTCCTCGCGGTGCGCGAGGCCAGCCACGGTGACGCGGCGCTCGGCTCCCGCATACTCGTGTGGACCTTCGCGTTCGCGGCGGCGTGGTTCAACTGGGTGCACGCGCCCCGCGGCATCGGTCACGCGGGTGCCCCGCACTTCTTCGCGGGCATGTCCCTGTCGGCGGCGGTCCTGTTCGACCGCGCCCTGAAGCAGACCCGCCGGGCCGCGCTGCGCGAACAGGGGCTGGTGCCCCGCCCGCTGCCGCAGATCCGCATGGTGCGCTGGCTGCGGGCCCCCCGGGAGACGTACCGCGCCTGGTCGCTGATGCTCCTGGAGGGCGTGCGCAGCCTCGACGAGGCCGTCGAGGAGGTGCGCGACGACATGCGCAAGAAGGAGGAGGCCAAGCAGCGCCGGCGCGAGCAGGAGCGTCTGGAGCGGGCCCAGCTCAAGGCGATCAGCCGGGGCCACGGCCACCGGGGCTTCCCCGGGCGCGGCGGCCGGCAGGTCGAGGTCGAGGTGCAGCAGGTGGAGCGCGGCACCGAACGGGCCACCGCGGAGCCTGCCATATCGACCCCGGAGCCCCTGCCCGGACGCCGGCGGCCCTCCTTGCAGCCCGTGCGCAACGGCGCTGACCCGGTCACCGTCGACCTCACCGCGGAGGACGACACGCAGACCCTGCCGCGGCTGGACTCCCTGGAGCGCAAGCTCAAGGACCTGGAGCAGCAGTTCGGTTAG
- a CDS encoding DNA-3-methyladenine glycosylase 2 family protein → MSDFRQPGPRAWRRLDGVKTDDVALEKARDSRYEAVRSRDARFDGAFFFAVETTGIYCRPSCPAVTPKRSNVRFFATAAAAQGSGFRACRRCRPDAVPGSADWNVRADVVGRAMRLIGDGVVDREGVAGLAGRLGYSARQVQRQLTAELGAGPVALARAQRSHTARVLLQTTALPVTEIAFASGFASVRQFNETIRAVYAATPSELRAAAPARSRTGAPSAGIPLRLAHRGPYQAGPVFDLLQREAVAGVEEVSGPTGRRLYRRTLRLPYGTGIVAVDERPGGTRNGSGGWLDARLHLTDLRDLTTAVQRLRRLLDLDADPYAVDERLGADPRLAPLVAARPGLRSPGTADPDEFAVRALAGRAEAERLVQRYGKTLDAPCGTLTHLFPEPGVLAEAEPYGAPGALAAALADGAVRLDPGADRGDAERALLAVPGVDAATAAVVRARALGDPDVAPPGAAVPDTWRPWRSYALSHLRAAGEWENHR, encoded by the coding sequence ATGTCCGATTTCCGCCAGCCCGGCCCTCGGGCCTGGCGGAGACTGGACGGCGTGAAGACGGACGACGTGGCGCTCGAGAAGGCGCGGGACAGCAGGTACGAGGCCGTACGCAGCCGGGACGCCCGGTTCGACGGGGCGTTCTTCTTCGCCGTCGAGACGACCGGCATTTACTGCCGGCCCAGCTGCCCGGCAGTCACACCGAAGCGGAGCAACGTGCGGTTCTTCGCGACCGCCGCCGCCGCGCAGGGCTCGGGGTTCCGGGCCTGCCGGCGGTGCCGCCCGGACGCCGTGCCGGGCTCGGCCGACTGGAACGTCCGCGCCGACGTCGTGGGCCGCGCCATGCGGCTGATCGGGGACGGAGTCGTCGACCGCGAGGGCGTCGCCGGACTCGCCGGCCGGCTCGGCTACAGCGCCCGCCAGGTGCAGCGGCAGCTCACCGCCGAGCTCGGGGCCGGGCCGGTGGCCCTGGCCCGCGCCCAGCGGTCGCACACCGCGCGCGTCCTGCTGCAGACCACCGCCCTGCCGGTCACCGAGATCGCGTTCGCGTCGGGATTCGCCAGTGTGCGGCAGTTCAACGAGACGATCCGGGCCGTGTACGCGGCCACCCCGAGCGAGCTGCGCGCCGCCGCGCCCGCCCGCTCACGCACCGGCGCCCCCTCCGCCGGCATCCCGCTGCGCCTCGCCCACCGGGGGCCCTACCAGGCCGGGCCGGTCTTCGACCTGCTCCAGCGGGAGGCCGTCGCCGGGGTCGAGGAGGTGAGCGGCCCCACCGGCCGCCGCCTGTACCGGCGCACCCTGCGCCTGCCGTACGGCACCGGGATCGTCGCCGTCGACGAGCGTCCGGGCGGGACGCGCAACGGCAGCGGCGGCTGGCTCGACGCCCGCCTCCACCTCACCGACCTGCGTGACCTGACCACCGCCGTACAGCGGCTGCGCCGGCTCCTCGACCTCGACGCCGACCCGTACGCCGTCGACGAACGCCTCGGCGCCGACCCCCGTCTGGCCCCGCTGGTCGCCGCCCGCCCCGGACTGCGCTCGCCGGGCACCGCTGATCCCGACGAGTTCGCCGTACGGGCCCTGGCGGGGCGGGCGGAGGCCGAGCGGCTGGTCCAGCGGTACGGCAAGACACTGGACGCGCCGTGCGGCACCCTCACCCACCTGTTCCCCGAACCGGGCGTCCTCGCCGAGGCGGAGCCGTACGGAGCGCCGGGCGCACTCGCCGCCGCCCTCGCCGACGGCGCCGTCCGCCTCGACCCCGGCGCCGACCGGGGCGACGCCGAACGCGCGCTGCTCGCCGTACCGGGCGTGGACGCCGCCACGGCCGCCGTCGTCCGCGCCCGCGCCCTCGGCGACCCGGACGTCGCCCCGCCCGGCGCGGCCGTCCCCGACACCTGGCGCCCCTGGCGCTCGTACGCCCTGAGCCACCTGCGCGCAGCAGGAGAGTGGGAGAACCACCGATGA
- a CDS encoding ATP-binding protein, with protein sequence MERKAVPQLSQRLGRADLRAVPEARRALRELLRHWGGPGRSEIAELLTSELVTNALVHTDEGAVLTATVGPSALRVEVRDRADGLPRPRTPPPQESTGGRGLLLVQTLADDWGVRLCGTGKSVWFELDAEAA encoded by the coding sequence ATGGAAAGGAAGGCGGTGCCACAGCTCAGCCAACGACTCGGACGGGCGGACCTGCGGGCGGTGCCCGAGGCCCGGCGGGCCCTGCGTGAGCTGCTGCGGCACTGGGGCGGTCCCGGACGGTCGGAGATCGCGGAGCTGCTGACCAGCGAGCTCGTCACCAACGCCTTGGTCCACACCGACGAGGGCGCGGTCCTGACCGCCACGGTCGGACCGAGCGCGCTGCGGGTCGAGGTGCGGGACCGCGCCGACGGCCTGCCCCGGCCGCGCACGCCGCCCCCGCAGGAGAGCACCGGCGGCAGGGGCCTGCTCCTCGTGCAGACCCTCGCGGACGACTGGGGCGTGCGGCTCTGCGGGACGGGCAAGTCGGTCTGGTTCGAACTGGACGCCGAGGCGGCGTGA
- a CDS encoding protein phosphatase 2C domain-containing protein: MSQQGGSPAGHDDDWWAQLYDDSADDTGPTTAPDSLDDRFTSAAGTVARGPDHGTRGGPTPPPPTPAPVGVPAPRTGPPSPAGTTSGHPGPPPPRAPWEPPPAIPTGPVSFPAGRQGGQPAPPSPRSDRPGPPLPPPGGGRRVWTRGRTTSGTGDADLSEPAAGGSAPPPPAGDAPVLPPLPPPFLPSAPPAPAGPDYVGSGPPTYDPEPTALPPADPEGLDGLVADTVLDGARYGNCTLRAVSVRGDSARYRGEPRRDALLVARFGAGEQALVLVAMATGARASAGAHRAAAEVCRWIGRAVGRSHDRLGQDLRAGRRGELKSGLHRLTDRSLGRLRAGAADQGLSPDEYAATLRCLLLPADPECRTRVYFGVGAGGLLRLRDGAWQNMEPSAGEVAGEPVVGFGSPPAETPEGDRLTMDLGVTAPPGPHHDPPAGPPREPFRFRASVARPGDVLLMCTAGLAEPLLSEPELGTLLARRWSGRTPPGLAEFLADSGVRVKGYADDRTAAAVWEA, translated from the coding sequence ATGAGTCAGCAGGGGGGAAGTCCCGCCGGTCATGACGACGACTGGTGGGCGCAGCTGTACGACGACTCCGCCGACGACACCGGCCCCACGACCGCGCCCGATTCCCTGGACGACCGCTTCACCTCGGCGGCGGGGACGGTGGCCCGCGGCCCGGACCACGGCACACGGGGCGGGCCGACGCCTCCGCCGCCGACGCCCGCGCCCGTCGGCGTCCCCGCTCCCCGCACCGGGCCGCCTTCCCCCGCCGGCACCACCTCGGGCCACCCCGGCCCGCCCCCGCCACGGGCCCCGTGGGAACCCCCACCGGCCATACCCACCGGACCGGTGAGCTTCCCGGCCGGGCGGCAGGGCGGACAGCCCGCCCCGCCCTCCCCTCGGAGCGACCGGCCCGGCCCTCCGCTGCCCCCGCCCGGCGGCGGGCGTCGGGTGTGGACGCGTGGGCGTACGACCTCGGGGACCGGGGACGCCGATCTCTCGGAGCCGGCCGCCGGCGGCTCCGCGCCACCGCCGCCGGCCGGGGACGCTCCCGTTCTGCCGCCGCTGCCGCCCCCGTTCCTGCCCTCGGCCCCGCCCGCGCCCGCCGGCCCCGACTACGTCGGCTCCGGGCCGCCCACCTACGACCCCGAGCCCACCGCCCTGCCGCCCGCCGACCCCGAGGGGCTGGACGGGCTGGTGGCGGACACGGTGCTGGACGGCGCCCGGTACGGGAACTGCACCCTGCGGGCCGTCTCCGTGCGGGGCGACTCCGCGCGCTACCGGGGCGAGCCGCGCCGCGACGCGCTGCTCGTCGCCCGCTTCGGCGCGGGGGAGCAGGCGCTGGTGCTGGTGGCGATGGCCACCGGGGCCCGCGCGAGCGCCGGAGCGCACCGGGCGGCGGCCGAGGTCTGCCGGTGGATCGGGCGGGCCGTGGGCCGCAGCCACGACCGGCTCGGTCAGGACCTGAGGGCCGGGCGCCGCGGCGAGCTGAAGTCCGGGCTGCACCGGCTCACCGACCGCAGCCTCGGCCGGCTCCGCGCGGGCGCCGCCGACCAGGGCCTGAGCCCCGACGAGTACGCCGCCACCCTGCGCTGCCTGCTGCTGCCCGCCGACCCCGAGTGCCGTACGCGGGTGTACTTCGGCGTCGGCGCGGGCGGACTGCTGCGGCTGCGGGACGGGGCCTGGCAGAACATGGAGCCCAGCGCGGGCGAGGTCGCCGGCGAACCCGTCGTCGGGTTCGGGTCGCCGCCCGCCGAGACACCCGAGGGGGACCGGCTCACCATGGACCTCGGCGTCACCGCCCCGCCCGGCCCCCACCACGACCCGCCCGCCGGGCCGCCCCGCGAACCCTTCCGCTTCCGCGCCTCCGTAGCCCGCCCGGGTGATGTGCTGCTGATGTGCACGGCGGGCCTCGCCGAGCCGTTGCTCAGCGAGCCCGAGCTGGGCACACTCCTCGCCCGGCGGTGGTCCGGCCGCACCCCGCCCGGCCTCGCGGAGTTCCTCGCCGACAGCGGCGTCCGGGTCAAGGGTTACGCCGACGACCGTACGGCCGCCGCCGTTTGGGAGGCGTGA
- a CDS encoding pyruvate dehydrogenase, with the protein MAKQNVAEQFVDILTRAGVKRLYGVVGDSLNPVVDAVRRHSGIEWVHVRHEETAAFAAGAEAQITGKLTACAGSCGPGNLHLINGLYDAHRSAAPVLALASQIPSSEIGLGFFQETHPDQLFRECSHYSELISSPRQMPRLLQTAIQHAVGQGGVSVVSLPGDIADEPAPETAAETALVTSRPTVRPGDEEIDRLVRLIDDADKVTLFCGAGTAGAHAEVMEFAGKVKSPVGHALRGKEWIQYDNPYDVGMSGLLGYGAAYEATHECDLLILLGTDFPYNAFLPDDVKIAQIDVRPEHLGRRSKLDLAVWGDAKETLRCLIPRVKEKKSRRFLDRMLKKHADALEGVVKAYTRKVDKHVPIHPEYVAAVLDEMADDDAVFTVDTGMCNVWAARYIQPNGKRRVIGSFSHGSMANALPMAIGAQFTDRRRQVVSMSGDGGFTMLMGDFLTLVQHDLPVKVVLFNNSSLGMVELEMLVAGLPSHGVSNANPDFAAVAEACGAFGVRVEKPKDLAGALKAAFKHKGPALVDVVTDPNALSIPPKISADMVTGFALSASKIVLDGGVGRMLQMARSNLRNVPRP; encoded by the coding sequence ATGGCCAAACAGAACGTCGCGGAACAGTTCGTCGACATCCTCACCCGCGCCGGAGTCAAGCGCCTCTACGGAGTCGTCGGCGACAGCCTCAACCCGGTGGTGGACGCCGTGCGCCGCCACTCGGGCATCGAGTGGGTGCATGTGCGGCACGAGGAGACCGCCGCCTTCGCCGCCGGGGCGGAGGCCCAGATCACCGGCAAGCTCACCGCCTGCGCCGGCTCCTGCGGCCCCGGCAACCTCCACCTCATCAACGGCCTCTACGACGCCCACCGCTCCGCGGCCCCCGTCCTCGCCCTCGCCTCGCAGATCCCCTCCAGCGAGATCGGCCTCGGCTTCTTCCAGGAGACCCACCCCGACCAGCTCTTCCGCGAGTGCAGCCACTACAGCGAGCTGATCTCCAGCCCCAGGCAGATGCCCCGGCTGCTCCAGACCGCCATCCAGCACGCCGTCGGCCAGGGCGGCGTCAGCGTCGTCTCGCTGCCCGGCGACATCGCCGACGAGCCCGCGCCGGAGACGGCCGCCGAGACGGCACTGGTCACCTCCCGGCCGACCGTACGGCCCGGCGACGAGGAGATCGACCGGCTGGTGCGGCTGATCGACGACGCCGACAAGGTCACCCTGTTCTGCGGCGCCGGCACGGCGGGCGCGCACGCCGAGGTGATGGAGTTCGCCGGGAAGGTCAAGTCCCCGGTCGGGCACGCCCTGCGGGGCAAGGAGTGGATCCAGTACGACAACCCGTACGACGTGGGGATGAGCGGGCTGCTCGGGTACGGCGCCGCCTACGAGGCCACCCACGAGTGCGACCTGCTGATCCTGCTAGGCACCGACTTCCCGTACAACGCCTTCCTGCCCGACGACGTGAAGATCGCCCAGATCGACGTCCGGCCCGAGCACCTGGGCCGGCGTTCCAAGCTGGACCTCGCGGTGTGGGGCGACGCGAAGGAGACCCTGCGGTGCCTGATCCCGCGGGTGAAGGAGAAGAAGAGCCGCCGCTTCCTCGACCGGATGCTGAAGAAGCACGCGGATGCCCTGGAGGGCGTCGTCAAGGCGTACACCCGCAAGGTCGACAAGCACGTCCCGATCCACCCCGAGTACGTCGCCGCAGTGCTGGACGAGATGGCCGACGACGACGCCGTGTTCACCGTCGACACCGGCATGTGCAACGTCTGGGCCGCGCGCTACATCCAGCCCAACGGCAAGCGCCGCGTCATCGGCTCCTTCTCGCACGGCTCGATGGCGAACGCGCTGCCCATGGCGATCGGCGCCCAGTTCACCGACCGGCGCCGGCAGGTCGTGTCGATGTCCGGCGACGGCGGGTTCACCATGCTGATGGGTGACTTCCTCACCCTCGTCCAGCACGACCTGCCGGTGAAGGTCGTGCTCTTCAACAACTCCTCGCTCGGCATGGTCGAGCTGGAGATGCTGGTCGCCGGCCTGCCCTCGCACGGCGTCTCCAACGCCAACCCCGACTTCGCCGCCGTCGCCGAGGCCTGCGGCGCCTTCGGGGTGCGGGTGGAGAAGCCGAAGGACCTGGCCGGGGCGCTGAAGGCCGCGTTCAAGCACAAGGGACCGGCCTTGGTCGACGTCGTCACCGACCCCAACGCCCTGTCCATCCCGCCGAAGATCAGCGCCGACATGGTCACCGGCTTCGCACTGTCCGCCTCCAAGATCGTGCTGGACGGCGGCGTCGGGCGGATGCTCCAGATGGCCCGCTCGAACCTGCGGAACGTGCCGCGCCCGTGA
- a CDS encoding helix-turn-helix transcriptional regulator produces MLGVLGLEDTHESAYRALVSVGAADVPDLARRLALGEQETERALRRLEQNGLAAQSSARPGRWVAAPPGVALGALLAQQRHELERAELAAALLAEEYRAAAAEPAVHDLVEVVTGAAAVAQRFVQLQLGATDEVCALVTDKPVAVTGMENDAEEQAAGRGVRYRVVLERSVLDLPTGITELSAALGREEQVRVVDRVPTKLVVADRSLALVPLTARSSEPAALVVHASGLLELLSGLFEAVWRQALPLRLGASGVTEHGPDGPDATDLEILSLLLAGLTDASVAKQLDLGLRTVQRRVKRLMELTGVSTRLQLGWHAYEREWVSRRH; encoded by the coding sequence ATGCTGGGAGTACTGGGGCTGGAGGACACGCACGAGTCGGCGTACCGGGCGCTGGTGTCCGTGGGCGCGGCCGACGTGCCCGATCTGGCCCGCCGGCTCGCGCTCGGCGAGCAGGAGACGGAACGTGCGCTGCGCCGGCTGGAGCAGAACGGTCTCGCGGCCCAGTCCTCGGCCCGGCCGGGCCGCTGGGTCGCCGCGCCGCCGGGGGTGGCGCTGGGCGCGCTGCTCGCCCAGCAGCGGCACGAGCTGGAGCGGGCGGAGCTGGCGGCGGCGCTGCTGGCCGAGGAGTACCGCGCGGCGGCGGCCGAACCCGCGGTGCACGACCTGGTGGAGGTGGTGACCGGAGCCGCGGCGGTCGCCCAGCGCTTCGTCCAGCTCCAGCTCGGGGCGACCGACGAGGTGTGCGCGCTGGTCACCGACAAACCGGTCGCCGTGACCGGCATGGAGAACGACGCCGAGGAGCAGGCCGCCGGACGCGGCGTCCGCTACCGGGTGGTGCTGGAGCGTTCGGTGCTGGACCTGCCGACCGGCATCACCGAACTGTCCGCCGCGCTCGGCCGCGAGGAGCAGGTGCGGGTGGTGGACCGGGTGCCGACCAAGCTGGTCGTCGCCGACCGGTCCCTCGCCCTGGTCCCGCTCACCGCGCGCTCCTCGGAGCCCGCCGCGCTGGTCGTGCACGCCAGCGGCCTGCTGGAGCTGCTGTCGGGACTGTTCGAGGCGGTGTGGCGCCAGGCGCTGCCGCTGCGGCTGGGCGCCTCGGGGGTGACCGAGCACGGCCCGGACGGGCCCGACGCCACCGACCTGGAGATCCTTTCCCTGCTGCTGGCCGGCCTGACCGACGCGAGCGTCGCCAAGCAGCTCGACCTCGGGCTGCGGACCGTGCAGCGCCGGGTCAAGCGGCTGATGGAACTGACCGGCGTCAGCACCCGGCTCCAGCTGGGCTGGCACGCCTACGAACGGGAGTGGGTGTCCAGGAGGCACTGA
- a CDS encoding methylated-DNA--[protein]-cysteine S-methyltransferase — MTTTTAATTGTYWTEVPSPVGPLLLTADADGALTSLSVPGQKGGRGVQEGWRHDAGPFRAAGEQLAAYFAGELTAFRLPLRAEGTAFRERVWAALDDVPYGSTTTYGEIAARIGASRPAVRAVGGAIGANPLLILRPCHRVIGADGSLTGYAGGLERKTRLLALEGTLPRP, encoded by the coding sequence ATGACCACGACCACAGCCGCGACCACCGGTACCTACTGGACCGAGGTGCCCAGCCCCGTCGGCCCGCTGCTCCTCACCGCGGACGCGGACGGCGCGCTCACCTCCCTGTCCGTGCCCGGGCAGAAGGGCGGCCGTGGCGTCCAGGAGGGGTGGCGGCACGACGCCGGGCCCTTCCGGGCCGCCGGGGAGCAGCTCGCCGCCTACTTCGCCGGGGAGCTGACCGCGTTCCGGCTGCCGCTGCGGGCCGAGGGCACCGCCTTCCGGGAGCGGGTGTGGGCCGCCCTGGACGACGTGCCGTACGGGTCGACCACGACGTACGGCGAGATCGCCGCCCGCATCGGGGCCTCCCGGCCCGCGGTACGGGCCGTCGGCGGCGCGATCGGCGCCAACCCGCTGCTGATCCTGCGCCCCTGCCACCGGGTGATCGGCGCCGACGGCTCCCTGACCGGGTACGCGGGCGGCCTGGAGCGCAAGACGCGGCTGCTGGCCCTGGAGGGCACCCTGCCCAGGCCCTAA
- a CDS encoding DUF456 domain-containing protein yields MGAWDLLLSGLVILLGLCGVLFPGMPGSWLVWAGVLWWALKDPRPLAWAVLVGATVVLLLSLAVRWALPSRRRRLRADDATRRLTLYGGAGAVLGFVLIPVVGAVPGFMGGIYLAERLRLGRHGEARAALRTAMRAGGYGVLTEFFACLLITAAWLGAVLAG; encoded by the coding sequence ATGGGAGCGTGGGACCTCCTGCTGTCCGGGCTGGTGATACTGCTCGGGCTGTGCGGGGTGCTGTTCCCCGGCATGCCCGGGTCGTGGCTGGTGTGGGCCGGGGTCCTGTGGTGGGCGCTGAAGGACCCGCGGCCGCTGGCGTGGGCCGTGCTCGTCGGCGCCACCGTCGTCCTGCTGCTGTCCCTGGCGGTGCGCTGGGCGCTGCCGTCCCGGCGCCGGCGGCTGCGCGCGGACGACGCCACCCGGCGGCTCACGCTCTACGGGGGCGCGGGCGCGGTCCTCGGCTTCGTCCTGATACCGGTGGTCGGCGCGGTACCCGGTTTCATGGGCGGCATCTACCTCGCCGAGCGGCTGCGGCTGGGCCGGCACGGCGAGGCGAGGGCGGCGCTGCGTACGGCGATGCGCGCGGGCGGTTACGGGGTGCTGACGGAGTTCTTCGCCTGCCTGCTGATCACCGCGGCGTGGCTGGGGGCGGTGCTGGCCGGTTAG
- a CDS encoding GntR family transcriptional regulator translates to MKPSAQGSWASAVSGASAVSVASSGASGAARVPAQPGAVDVDREQREPGRDGGERRDGGDGRARGAGEPGGAVRGEHTHGEPPAPRPRVLVQRSSVRGQVLDALRDALMAGELRPGEVYSAPALGERFGVSATPVREAMQQLAVEGAVEVVPNRGFRVVRRGDRELAELAEVRALLEAPVWLRLARTVPAERWARLRPLAEATVRAASSGCPATYAEADRAFHGAVLSLAGNEQLVGVAGDLHRRAQWPRAGTPAGRGRADLIADAHEHTALLDALIAGDQDVVRALVGEHFGAAP, encoded by the coding sequence GTGAAGCCGAGCGCGCAGGGGTCTTGGGCGTCCGCCGTGTCGGGGGCGTCGGCGGTGTCCGTGGCGTCGTCGGGAGCGTCCGGGGCGGCGCGGGTCCCGGCGCAGCCCGGTGCCGTGGACGTGGACCGGGAGCAGCGGGAGCCGGGCCGGGACGGCGGTGAGCGCCGGGACGGTGGTGACGGGCGGGCCCGCGGTGCCGGGGAGCCGGGCGGGGCCGTGCGCGGTGAGCACACGCACGGCGAACCCCCCGCGCCCCGGCCACGTGTCCTCGTCCAGCGCTCCTCCGTGCGCGGTCAGGTACTCGACGCCCTGCGCGACGCGCTGATGGCCGGGGAGCTGCGGCCCGGCGAGGTCTACTCGGCGCCCGCGCTCGGGGAACGGTTCGGCGTCTCGGCCACGCCGGTGCGCGAGGCCATGCAGCAGCTGGCCGTGGAGGGCGCCGTCGAGGTCGTCCCCAACCGCGGCTTCCGCGTCGTCCGGCGCGGCGACCGGGAACTGGCCGAGCTCGCCGAGGTCCGGGCGCTGCTGGAGGCCCCGGTCTGGCTCCGCCTGGCCCGCACGGTGCCCGCCGAGCGGTGGGCGCGGCTGCGGCCGCTCGCCGAGGCCACGGTCCGGGCCGCGTCGTCCGGCTGCCCGGCGACCTACGCCGAGGCCGACCGCGCCTTCCACGGCGCGGTGCTCTCGCTCGCCGGCAACGAACAGCTCGTCGGCGTCGCCGGCGACCTGCACCGTCGCGCCCAGTGGCCGCGGGCCGGGACCCCCGCGGGGCGGGGGCGGGCCGACCTGATCGCCGACGCGCACGAACACACGGCACTGCTGGACGCGCTGATCGCCGGCGACCAGGACGTGGTGCGGGCCCTGGTGGGGGAGCACTTCGGCGCGGCGCCCTGA
- a CDS encoding (2Fe-2S)-binding protein, whose amino-acid sequence MPVTRTALTDAYARLTEVLPGLGVTELDPAGEVPAGGGWVAAGSLAEGGAELEAFLAWDDAQVLRDYGQRARPDVVASFGLHRYAWPACLLITVPWFLHRRVPRYPATHVAYDRSAAGLPLGRMAVRPAGFACLPGDPAAALPGARVVADEEALRVEVRAAVAEHLEPVLAGFGPRMRRRGRALWGMATDEVVEGLWYVAHLLGEQERARHELELLLPGATKPYVGDAAFRELTGPDGEPLHTRDRASCCMFYTVRPEDTCATCPRTCDADRVGKLLATAG is encoded by the coding sequence ATGCCTGTCACCCGCACGGCCCTCACGGACGCCTACGCGCGCCTGACCGAGGTCCTTCCGGGGCTGGGCGTCACCGAACTGGACCCGGCCGGCGAGGTCCCGGCCGGCGGCGGCTGGGTCGCGGCCGGCTCGCTCGCCGAGGGCGGCGCGGAGCTGGAGGCGTTCCTCGCCTGGGACGACGCCCAGGTGCTGCGGGACTACGGGCAGCGGGCCCGCCCGGACGTCGTGGCGAGCTTCGGTCTGCACCGGTACGCGTGGCCGGCCTGCCTGCTGATCACCGTGCCGTGGTTCCTGCACCGCCGGGTCCCCCGCTACCCCGCCACCCACGTCGCCTACGACCGCTCCGCCGCGGGTCTGCCCCTCGGCCGGATGGCCGTGCGCCCCGCCGGCTTCGCCTGCCTGCCCGGCGACCCGGCCGCCGCCCTGCCCGGCGCCCGCGTGGTCGCCGACGAGGAGGCGCTGCGGGTGGAGGTGCGGGCGGCGGTCGCCGAGCACCTGGAGCCGGTACTGGCCGGATTCGGCCCCCGGATGCGGCGGCGCGGACGCGCCCTGTGGGGCATGGCGACCGACGAGGTCGTCGAGGGCCTCTGGTACGTCGCCCATCTGCTCGGCGAACAGGAGCGGGCCCGGCACGAGCTGGAGCTGCTGCTGCCGGGCGCGACCAAGCCGTACGTCGGCGACGCGGCGTTCCGCGAGCTGACCGGACCGGACGGCGAACCGCTGCACACCCGGGACCGTGCGAGCTGCTGCATGTTCTACACGGTGCGCCCCGAGGACACCTGCGCGACCTGCCCGCGCACCTGCGACGCGGACCGCGTCGGCAAGCTGCTCGCCACGGCGGGCTGA